In Triplophysa dalaica isolate WHDGS20190420 chromosome 19, ASM1584641v1, whole genome shotgun sequence, the sequence TTTACATGGTGCCtgcacacagaaaaacaaatttcaTCTTTTATATAGTCTATAATTATTCAAAACCTCTGTATTCACATCATTTGTGATCAGTTATTATTTTTGCAGGTCATTTTAGCAGGTGGTACCGTGTGGGTTGGGGGTACTGGTTCAGGAATAAAGGTGTATGTCTCAGGTGCAGATGCTTTCACTGTGGGTACTGAGGAGAAATCGCTGGACAGTAAGTCTAGGGCTGATGTATCATCCATTGAGCCCTGAGAGAGAATGTGCATtagaaaaaaactcaaataaacTCTGAATATCTATTAATACAGAAAATGGCACCCGTTGCTTAAGTAGGACTGTTCAGTACCTCCTTTGGTTTGACGCATTTGTCCTTTGCTTCAGCAAATGCCTGTAGTGAACaagaggattttttttctttaaattgttgGAGTGAATGAGTTGGTTTGGAAAGATATCGGACAATGTTAGTCACCTTTTTGTCTGCCTCTGAGAACCGGTGGTCAGGTGGAAGGCTGTCGTCTCTCTCTCCTGGCTTGCTTATTCTCTCCTCCAAAACATCTTTTTCCTgtagaaacatttttttgttcaatattatatatttcgTGATTCTCGGTGTCTTGATTCTGCTTTATTAAGGGGGTGTTACCTTGACAATGAATTTCGGCAAGGGAGATTCGGGCTTAGTGGGGGGTTTTATGTCTcccagagtgtctgacagagcaTCAAAAGCTGAATCGTCTGACAACTGAAATGGCAGAAAAGAAGTCAACAGATGTAAAAAGGTAAACATAATGTGCACTACATTACGGGTGCATACCTGTCTTTCTGTATGTGTGGGGGATGTGACAGCGCACTGGACTTTAGATGCAGAAGATGGAGCCACAAAATCATCTGCAGgctacagaaagagaaaaagagacataTGAAGAAAAACAATTGTTGACATCCAGCAAGTGTTTAAGCAAATATAATCAGAAAATATCAAATTGAATAAGGGATGTTTCTGTGAAGCTCATGAGACTCACCTTAGCAGGAGGTTTGACAGCAGTACAAACAGGAAGCTTGGCAGCAGGTGGTGTAAAGGGGCTCCCAAAATCATCAGACAGAAGATCCATCGCATCATCAGTGTTTAAGGAAGGCTAAAACACAAGAAACATCCTTTCATTAAAATCCCACGATCGAGCAACTACGTATGAATGAATCACTGCGTATTCAGTGTCAGACAATATGAGCGAATGGGACGATGCATCACCTCTTTTGGAGGAGCAGGATATTTTTTGAGTTCTTCTTCTGAGAACCTGTAACCTGGTGGAAGTGTGTCCTCTCTCTCCCCTACACGCACACCCTTCTTCGATGTCACATTGTCTTCCTGATCATAAAATATTGAggtattaaaatatgaaacatcaAATTGTAGATCAGACTATAAAAGTTCTGTAAAAATAGAAAAGTGTTACATGAACAATATCTTTAGGTTTGAGTTCAGGTTGTTTTTTTGGTGGTTCCGGTGCCCCCAGCATGTCACCCAAAGTGTCGAAAGCGTCCTACACATGACACGCAAGAGacattaacacaataaaaagtgaGTATCagttctaaaaacaaaaatcgaATAATTTCTAAAAGAATGTAATATTaagacacacacattaaacactgaggaaaaataataatcttgCCGTTCAAAAGCCTATGAGTCCAATACAATAACACAATTACACGTTATCATTTTCAAGACAAATCAATACACTATTTTTCTGTCCATTACCTCATCTGTCTGTTGTTTTTGCTTGGGGCCTGGAGGAACTGCTGAAGAAACCTATGACATGCAGAAACAGATCAATGGAAAAGGaaacatttgtgtaaataaataaaaaagtttacaaATATCACACAtatgatttaaacatttatgtgaTCGTGTTATTGATAGCGGTACCTTGTTAGCAGACTTTGCAGGTGCCACAAAATCACCATCCAGAAAGTCTAGTGCTGATAATTCATCCACCTCaagtaagaaaacaaaaatattattgtcaAAATAGAAAGACTGTTAGCATTAAAAACATCTTGAGGAACAAAAGGAGGAACACACAGCGCTCTTAACTAAAGAGtatgacaacaaaacacactgaCAGTGAAAGGACACATCCTTCCTACCTTGGGAACATTTTTAGCCTTCTCAGGAACCCCAGCAGAGTTCTTTCCCTGTCAATACAAATTTCAAATGCTTATTTGGTTGTACATAATAAGAATTGCACAGTAAACCATTTATATCCTGTTTTACGatgttttggttaaaaatacaGGTGAAATGTTACCTGTGCAGAAGGTGCACTAGGAGGAACAGCGGCCTTAACAATAGGTGCTGCCGTGGGGGTCGTGAAACCTCCCGAAAGAAAGTCCAGTGCTTCATCTGCATCTAATGATGGCTGTGTGATAGAAATATTCTCCAATCAGTTTACAGGATCTGGCAGCACTAGCCAATCATCACACAGTATTACCGATTCTCCATTTACTGCCCAATATTTGTTCACAGTGAATACGGATTACAATCTAAATAGCAATCTTGAACACTTTTGTTGCAATGTGTTCAATGTCTGACCTCTACTGGAGGAGGTGGAAATTTCTTCAGTTCTTCCTCTGAGAATCTGTAACCTGGTGGAAGGGTATCATCTCTCTCCCCAACACGCACACCCTTCTCCGATGTCACTTTCCTCTcctgtttgaaaataaaaatgaattaaaaaca encodes:
- the LOC130407501 gene encoding calpastatin-like isoform X11, whose translation is MPHKKRCHGRNKKSDEKGDTTQHVPQTSRFQSQQVTPTTTPKVSTVKPPQYEVEVEVGPSAPKGSAEVDPFDALSDTLPSSQPVAPKVPKYTGPEVREGNIKVEKAALVGEKDSTLPPGYRWADLEKKNPPGPPEKPKEVPKPLSTEDALESLSAGFVSAPPPSAPKKTELKTETVGAVDAKSAGFSNFAPPPYSQQKQQATTHPSTRSPAPPADKKAKIEKPGENSSLAAGKSSAPAQPAKPKTDVPDSSMSTDALSDLGDMLGDPEPPKKQPELKPGQIVDERKVTSEKGVRVGERDDTLPPGYRFSEEELKKFPPPPVEPSLDADEALDFLSGGFTTPTAAPIVKAAVPPSAPSAQGKNSAGVPEKAKNVPKVDELSALDFLDGDFVAPAKSANKVSSAVPPGPKQKQQTDEDAFDTLGDMLGAPEPPKKQPELKPKDIVHEDNVTSKKGVRVGEREDTLPPGYRFSEEELKKYPAPPKEPSLNTDDAMDLLSDDFGSPFTPPAAKLPVCTAVKPPAKPADDFVAPSSASKVQCAVTSPTHTERQLSDDSAFDALSDTLGDIKPPTKPESPLPKFIVKEKDVLEERISKPGERDDSLPPDHRFSEADKKAFAEAKDKCVKPKEGSMDDTSALDLLSSDFSSVPTVKASAPETYTFIPEPVPPTHTAPCKALDELADKLIPNLEKGKDSKSKGKGGKPKSKSKQKQSEDDSSAVEHLSGQLSTKVVPSSSTKGGKR
- the LOC130407501 gene encoding calpastatin-like isoform X13; this encodes MAFAAYWMMLKGDTTQHVPQTSRFQSQQVTPTTTPKVSTVKPPQYEVEVEVGPSAPKGSAEVDPFDALSDTLPSSQPVAPKVPKYTGPEVREGNIKVEKAALVGEKDSTLPPGYRWADLEKKNPPGPPEKPKEVPKPLSTEDALESLSAGFVSAPPPSAPKKTELKTETVGAVDAKSAGFSNFAPPPYSQQKQQATTHPSTRSPAPPADKKAKIEKPGENSSLAAGKSSAPAQPAKPKTDVPDSSMSTDALSDLGDMLGDPEPPKKQPELKPGQIVDERKVTSEKGVRVGERDDTLPPGYRFSEEELKKFPPPPVEPSLDADEALDFLSGGFTTPTAAPIVKAAVPPSAPSAQGKNSAGVPEKAKNVPKVDELSALDFLDGDFVAPAKSANKVSSAVPPGPKQKQQTDEDAFDTLGDMLGAPEPPKKQPELKPKDIVHEDNVTSKKGVRVGEREDTLPPGYRFSEEELKKYPAPPKEPSLNTDDAMDLLSDDFGSPFTPPAAKLPVCTAVKPPAKPADDFVAPSSASKVQCAVTSPTHTERQLSDDSAFDALSDTLGDIKPPTKPESPLPKFIVKEKDVLEERISKPGERDDSLPPDHRFSEADKKAFAEAKDKCVKPKEGSMDDTSALDLLSSDFSSVPTVKASAPETYTFIPEPVPPTHTAPCKALDELADKLIPNLEKGKDSKSKGKGGKPKSKSKQKQSEDDSSAVEHLSGQLSTKVVPSSSTKGGKR
- the LOC130407501 gene encoding calpastatin-like isoform X10, producing MGQFFSWIRGERDQTGLQDVAVEQQVSLTGYNPIESQQVTPTTTPKVSTVKPPQYEVEVEVGPSAPKGSAEVDPFDALSDTLPSSQPVAPKVPKYTGPEVREGNIKVEKAALVGEKDSTLPPGYRWADLEKKNPPGPPEKPKEVPKPLSTEDALESLSAGFVSAPPPSAPKKTELKTETVGAVDAKSAGFSNFAPPPYSQQKQQATTHPSTRSPAPPADKKAKIEKPGENSSLAAGKSSAPAQPAKPKTDVPDSSMSTDALSDLGDMLGDPEPPKKQPELKPGQIVDERKVTSEKGVRVGERDDTLPPGYRFSEEELKKFPPPPVEPSLDADEALDFLSGGFTTPTAAPIVKAAVPPSAPSAQGKNSAGVPEKAKNVPKVDELSALDFLDGDFVAPAKSANKVSSAVPPGPKQKQQTDEDAFDTLGDMLGAPEPPKKQPELKPKDIVHEDNVTSKKGVRVGEREDTLPPGYRFSEEELKKYPAPPKEPSLNTDDAMDLLSDDFGSPFTPPAAKLPVCTAVKPPAKPADDFVAPSSASKVQCAVTSPTHTERQLSDDSAFDALSDTLGDIKPPTKPESPLPKFIVKEKDVLEERISKPGERDDSLPPDHRFSEADKKAFAEAKDKCVKPKEGSMDDTSALDLLSSDFSSVPTVKASAPETYTFIPEPVPPTHTAPCKALDELADKLIPNLEKGKDSKSKGKGGKPKSKSKQKQSEDDSSAVEHLSGQLSTKVVPSSSTKGGKR
- the LOC130407501 gene encoding calpastatin-like isoform X14, with the translated sequence MSQQVTPTTTPKVSTVKPPQYEVEVEVGPSAPKGSAEVDPFDALSDTLPSSQPVAPKVPKYTGPEVREGNIKVEKAALVGEKDSTLPPGYRWADLEKKNPPGPPEKPKEVPKPLSTEDALESLSAGFVSAPPPSAPKKTELKTETVGAVDAKSAGFSNFAPPPYSQQKQQATTHPSTRSPAPPADKKAKIEKPGENSSLAAGKSSAPAQPAKPKTDVPDSSMSTDALSDLGDMLGDPEPPKKQPELKPGQIVDERKVTSEKGVRVGERDDTLPPGYRFSEEELKKFPPPPVEPSLDADEALDFLSGGFTTPTAAPIVKAAVPPSAPSAQGKNSAGVPEKAKNVPKVDELSALDFLDGDFVAPAKSANKVSSAVPPGPKQKQQTDEDAFDTLGDMLGAPEPPKKQPELKPKDIVHEDNVTSKKGVRVGEREDTLPPGYRFSEEELKKYPAPPKEPSLNTDDAMDLLSDDFGSPFTPPAAKLPVCTAVKPPAKPADDFVAPSSASKVQCAVTSPTHTERQLSDDSAFDALSDTLGDIKPPTKPESPLPKFIVKEKDVLEERISKPGERDDSLPPDHRFSEADKKAFAEAKDKCVKPKEGSMDDTSALDLLSSDFSSVPTVKASAPETYTFIPEPVPPTHTAPCKALDELADKLIPNLEKGKDSKSKGKGGKPKSKSKQKQSEDDSSAVEHLSGQLSTKVVPSSSTKGGKR
- the LOC130407501 gene encoding calpastatin-like isoform X12, which codes for MGQFFSWIRGERDQTGLQDVAVEQQSQQVTPTTTPKVSTVKPPQYEVEVEVGPSAPKGSAEVDPFDALSDTLPSSQPVAPKVPKYTGPEVREGNIKVEKAALVGEKDSTLPPGYRWADLEKKNPPGPPEKPKEVPKPLSTEDALESLSAGFVSAPPPSAPKKTELKTETVGAVDAKSAGFSNFAPPPYSQQKQQATTHPSTRSPAPPADKKAKIEKPGENSSLAAGKSSAPAQPAKPKTDVPDSSMSTDALSDLGDMLGDPEPPKKQPELKPGQIVDERKVTSEKGVRVGERDDTLPPGYRFSEEELKKFPPPPVEPSLDADEALDFLSGGFTTPTAAPIVKAAVPPSAPSAQGKNSAGVPEKAKNVPKVDELSALDFLDGDFVAPAKSANKVSSAVPPGPKQKQQTDEDAFDTLGDMLGAPEPPKKQPELKPKDIVHEDNVTSKKGVRVGEREDTLPPGYRFSEEELKKYPAPPKEPSLNTDDAMDLLSDDFGSPFTPPAAKLPVCTAVKPPAKPADDFVAPSSASKVQCAVTSPTHTERQLSDDSAFDALSDTLGDIKPPTKPESPLPKFIVKEKDVLEERISKPGERDDSLPPDHRFSEADKKAFAEAKDKCVKPKEGSMDDTSALDLLSSDFSSVPTVKASAPETYTFIPEPVPPTHTAPCKALDELADKLIPNLEKGKDSKSKGKGGKPKSKSKQKQSEDDSSAVEHLSGQLSTKVVPSSSTKGGKR